Proteins from a genomic interval of Xanthomonas sp. AM6:
- a CDS encoding assimilatory sulfite reductase (NADPH) flavoprotein subunit, producing the protein MTAASPALPPSPLPDERKALLARTVEGLDAASLWWLSGYAAGLAQGQGHAPPSLAVLPGGAAASQGAQRLSVVYGSQTGNARRAAEQLAAEAEAAGLTVRVLRADAYPTRELASERLLYVVISTQGEGDPPDDAIGLVEFLQGRRAPKLPELKYAVLGLGDSSYADFCGIGKRIDARLAELGAQRVLPLGEADLDIDTVAAPWRTQALAQARELLKSPAAPSATVTPLRGAASASWSHARPFAAEVLANQRISGRDFKGPRYAAHGAADKDVRHLELSLAGSGLHYEPGDALGIRHRNPPALVEAVLTATRLDGHADVTVGADTLPLHEWLAAHRELTRASRPFLAAVARRSAAPALEQLLDPTQTAGLAALLADHQVIDVLRRWPADWDHSALLDALRPLAPRLYSIASSRKRVGDEVHLTVDVLAYQAHGHLHGGAASGHLAALAEGDSAAVYIEPNERFRVPADASRDILMIGPGTGVAPFRGFVQERAESGASGRNWLFFGARHFNQDFLYQAEWQQALRSGELQRLDLAFSRDVQPLRGNDLPPKVYVQQRLREQGRDVYDWLRNGAHLYVCGAIGMGKDVHATLQQIVAEHGALPAEDAAAYLASLQREGRYARDVY; encoded by the coding sequence ATGACCGCCGCCTCGCCCGCGTTGCCGCCCAGCCCCTTGCCCGACGAGCGCAAGGCCCTGCTGGCGCGGACGGTGGAGGGGCTGGACGCGGCCAGCCTGTGGTGGCTGTCCGGCTATGCCGCCGGCCTGGCCCAGGGCCAGGGCCATGCGCCGCCGTCGCTGGCGGTGCTGCCCGGTGGCGCCGCGGCCAGCCAGGGCGCGCAGCGGCTGAGCGTGGTCTACGGCAGCCAGACCGGCAACGCCCGCCGCGCCGCCGAACAGCTGGCCGCCGAGGCCGAGGCTGCCGGGCTGACGGTGCGCGTGCTGCGCGCCGACGCCTACCCGACCCGCGAACTGGCCAGCGAACGCCTGCTGTACGTGGTCATCAGCACCCAGGGCGAAGGCGATCCGCCGGACGACGCGATCGGCCTGGTCGAATTCCTGCAGGGCCGTCGCGCGCCCAAGCTGCCCGAGCTGAAGTACGCGGTGCTGGGCCTGGGCGATTCCAGCTACGCCGACTTCTGCGGCATCGGCAAGCGCATCGACGCGCGCCTGGCCGAGCTCGGCGCGCAGCGGGTGCTGCCGCTGGGCGAGGCCGACCTGGACATCGACACCGTGGCGGCGCCGTGGCGCACTCAGGCGCTGGCGCAGGCGCGCGAGCTGCTGAAGAGCCCGGCCGCGCCGTCGGCCACGGTGACCCCGCTGCGCGGCGCCGCCAGCGCCAGCTGGAGCCACGCGCGCCCGTTCGCCGCCGAGGTGCTGGCCAACCAGCGCATCAGCGGCCGCGACTTCAAGGGCCCGCGCTACGCCGCGCATGGCGCCGCCGACAAGGACGTGCGCCACCTGGAGCTGTCGCTGGCCGGCAGCGGCCTGCACTACGAGCCCGGCGACGCGCTGGGCATCCGCCACCGCAATCCGCCGGCGCTGGTCGAGGCCGTGTTGACGGCGACGCGACTGGACGGTCATGCGGACGTCACCGTCGGTGCGGACACTCTTCCCCTGCACGAGTGGCTCGCCGCGCATCGCGAACTGACCCGGGCATCGCGGCCGTTCCTGGCCGCGGTCGCCCGCCGCTCAGCCGCCCCGGCGCTGGAGCAGCTGCTCGACCCTACCCAGACCGCCGGTCTGGCGGCGTTGCTGGCCGATCACCAGGTGATCGACGTGCTGCGACGCTGGCCGGCGGATTGGGACCACAGCGCCCTGCTGGACGCGCTGCGGCCCCTGGCCCCGCGCCTGTACTCGATCGCTTCCAGCCGCAAGCGGGTCGGCGACGAAGTCCACCTCACCGTCGACGTGCTGGCCTACCAGGCGCACGGCCACCTGCACGGTGGCGCCGCCAGCGGCCACCTGGCCGCACTGGCCGAAGGCGACAGCGCCGCGGTCTACATCGAACCCAACGAACGCTTCCGGGTGCCGGCCGATGCCAGCCGCGACATCCTGATGATCGGCCCCGGCACCGGCGTGGCGCCGTTCCGCGGCTTCGTGCAGGAACGCGCCGAGAGCGGCGCCAGCGGCCGCAACTGGCTGTTCTTCGGCGCCCGCCACTTCAACCAGGACTTCCTGTACCAGGCCGAGTGGCAGCAGGCGCTGCGCAGCGGCGAACTGCAGCGCCTGGACCTGGCGTTCTCGCGCGACGTGCAGCCGCTGCGCGGCAACGACCTCCCCCCCAAGGTCTACGTGCAGCAGCGCCTGCGCGAGCAGGGCCGCGACGTCTACGACTGGCTGCGCAACGGCGCGCACCTGTACGTGTGCGGCGCGATCGGCATGGGCAAGGACGTGCACGCCACGCTGCAGCAGATCGTGGCCGAGCACGGCGCGCTTCCTGCCGAGGACGCGGCGGCGTATCTCGCTTCGCTGCAGCGGGAGGGGCGGTATGCGCGCGATGTCTATTGA
- the cysD gene encoding sulfate adenylyltransferase subunit CysD, translating to MPGAYFCARRARHTLPAPVAPGAATAATLGTVLPQSSPALSPMRSSALSHLDRLEAESIHILREVAAEFRNPVLLYSVGKDSSVLLHLLLKAFAPAPPPIPLLHVDTRWKFREMIAFRDRRAAETGVDLRVHINPDGIAQDIGPFTHGATVHTDVMKTQGLKQALDQGRFDAAIGGARRDEEKARAKERVFSFRNDKHRWDPKNQRPELWNLYNARVHAGESVRVFPLSNWTELDIWLYIYRESIPVVPLYFAAERPVVERDGALILVDDARLPLRAGEVPQLRQVRFRTLGCYPLTGAVESQADTLEKIIAEMLLTTTSERQGRVIDQDPGASMEKKKLEGYF from the coding sequence ATGCCCGGCGCTTATTTCTGCGCCCGCCGGGCGCGCCACACACTGCCGGCCCCGGTCGCCCCAGGCGCCGCGACCGCTGCTACCCTCGGCACGGTCCTTCCCCAATCGAGTCCCGCGTTGTCCCCGATGCGTTCTTCCGCCCTGTCCCACCTCGACCGGCTCGAGGCCGAAAGCATCCACATCCTGCGCGAGGTGGCCGCCGAGTTCCGCAATCCGGTGCTGCTGTATTCGGTCGGCAAGGACAGCTCGGTGCTGCTGCACCTGCTGCTGAAGGCGTTCGCGCCGGCGCCGCCGCCGATCCCGCTGCTGCACGTGGACACGCGCTGGAAGTTCCGCGAGATGATCGCCTTCCGCGACCGCCGCGCCGCCGAGACCGGCGTGGACCTGCGCGTGCACATCAACCCCGACGGCATCGCCCAGGACATCGGCCCGTTCACCCACGGCGCCACCGTGCATACCGACGTGATGAAGACCCAGGGCCTGAAGCAGGCGCTGGACCAGGGCCGGTTCGACGCGGCGATCGGCGGCGCGCGCCGCGACGAGGAGAAGGCGCGGGCCAAGGAGCGGGTGTTCTCGTTCCGCAACGACAAGCACCGCTGGGACCCGAAGAACCAGCGCCCGGAACTGTGGAACCTGTACAACGCCCGCGTCCACGCCGGCGAGAGCGTGCGCGTGTTCCCGCTGTCCAACTGGACCGAGCTGGACATCTGGCTGTACATCTACCGCGAGTCGATTCCGGTGGTGCCGTTGTACTTCGCCGCCGAGCGGCCGGTGGTGGAGCGCGACGGCGCGCTGATCCTGGTCGACGACGCGCGGCTGCCGCTGCGCGCCGGCGAAGTGCCGCAACTGCGCCAGGTGCGCTTTCGCACCCTGGGCTGCTATCCGCTGACCGGGGCGGTCGAATCGCAGGCCGATACGCTGGAGAAGATCATCGCCGAAATGCTGCTGACCACCACGTCGGAACGGCAGGGGCGGGTGATCGACCAGGACCCGGGCGCATCGATGGAGAAGAAGAAGCTGGAGGGGTATTTCTGA
- the cysN gene encoding sulfate adenylyltransferase subunit CysN, with translation MGRDSRLGIGDSQEPLPTTDAKGDGAAFANPQSPIPNPGSIAAYLQQHEQKPLLRFITCGSVDDGKSTLIGRLLYDSKRLFDDQLAALSADSKRHGTRGGEIDYALLLDGLAAEREQGITIDVAYRYFDTDRRKFIVADCPGHEQYTRNMATGASTADVAVVLVDARKGLLTQTRRHSYIVSLLGIRHVVLAVNKMDLIGFDQATFDAIADSYQALAAQLGIAQVQCIPLSALDGDNLSQRSARTPWYAGPALLEHLEGLDLAARDADSGLRLPVQWVNRPHQQFRGFAGTLAAGQVRPGDAVVVLPSARRSTVARVLDGNGDVELAVAGQAVTLTLADEIDISRGDVIAAAGDPPEVADQFAAHVLWMDDAALLPGRPYWLKLGTRTVSASVSEIKHRIDVNTQERLAAKRLELNEVGYCNLALDEPVAFEPYARNRALGGFILIDRQSNATVAAGTLDFALRRAGNVHWQHLDVDKAARARIKGQAPKVLWFTGLSGAGKSTIANLVEKRLHAQGRHTFLLDGDNVRHGLNRDLGFTDEDRVENIRRVAEVARLMADAGLIVLVSFISPFRAERAMARSRFEDGEFVEVFVDVPLHVAEARDVKGLYAKARAGQIPNFTGIDSPYEPPAQPELHLQADGDNAEALAARVLAWLDARD, from the coding sequence ATGGGCCGGGATTCGCGATTGGGGATTGGGGATTCGCAAGAGCCGTTGCCCACGACGGACGCGAAAGGGGACGGGGCCGCATTTGCGAATCCCCAATCCCCAATCCCCAATCCCGGCTCCATCGCCGCCTACCTGCAGCAGCACGAACAGAAACCGCTGCTGCGCTTCATCACCTGCGGCAGCGTCGACGACGGCAAGAGCACGCTGATCGGGCGGCTGCTGTACGACAGCAAGCGCCTGTTCGACGACCAGCTGGCCGCGCTCAGCGCCGACAGCAAGCGCCACGGCACCCGCGGCGGCGAGATCGATTACGCGCTGCTGCTCGACGGCCTGGCCGCCGAGCGCGAACAGGGCATCACCATCGACGTGGCCTACCGCTACTTCGATACCGACCGGCGCAAGTTCATCGTCGCCGACTGCCCCGGCCACGAGCAGTACACCCGCAACATGGCCACCGGCGCCTCCACCGCCGACGTGGCGGTGGTGCTGGTCGATGCGCGCAAGGGCCTGCTGACCCAGACCCGCCGCCACAGCTACATCGTCTCCCTGCTCGGCATCCGCCACGTGGTGCTGGCGGTGAACAAGATGGACCTGATCGGCTTCGACCAGGCCACCTTCGACGCGATCGCGGACAGCTACCAGGCGCTGGCCGCGCAGCTGGGCATCGCCCAGGTGCAGTGCATCCCGTTGTCGGCGCTGGACGGCGACAACCTGTCGCAGCGCTCCGCGCGCACGCCGTGGTACGCCGGCCCGGCGCTGCTCGAACATCTGGAGGGCCTGGACCTGGCCGCGCGCGACGCCGACAGCGGCCTGCGCCTGCCGGTGCAGTGGGTCAACCGCCCCCACCAGCAGTTCCGCGGCTTCGCCGGCACGCTCGCGGCCGGCCAGGTGCGCCCGGGCGATGCGGTGGTGGTGCTGCCGTCGGCGCGCCGCTCCACGGTGGCGCGGGTGCTCGACGGCAACGGCGACGTGGAACTGGCGGTGGCCGGGCAGGCGGTGACGCTGACCCTGGCCGACGAGATCGACATCAGCCGCGGCGACGTCATCGCCGCCGCCGGCGACCCGCCGGAGGTGGCCGACCAGTTCGCCGCGCACGTGCTGTGGATGGACGATGCCGCGCTGCTGCCGGGGCGCCCGTACTGGCTGAAGCTCGGCACCCGCACCGTGTCGGCCAGCGTCAGCGAGATCAAGCACCGCATCGACGTGAACACGCAGGAGCGGCTGGCGGCCAAGCGCCTGGAACTCAACGAGGTCGGCTACTGCAACCTGGCGCTGGACGAGCCGGTCGCGTTCGAGCCGTACGCGCGCAACCGCGCGCTCGGCGGGTTCATCCTGATCGACCGGCAGAGCAACGCCACCGTCGCCGCCGGCACGCTGGACTTCGCGCTGCGCCGCGCCGGCAACGTGCACTGGCAGCACCTGGACGTGGACAAGGCGGCGCGCGCGCGGATCAAGGGCCAGGCGCCGAAGGTGCTGTGGTTCACCGGGCTGTCCGGCGCCGGCAAGTCGACCATCGCCAACCTGGTGGAGAAGCGGCTGCACGCGCAGGGCCGGCACACCTTCCTGCTCGACGGCGACAACGTGCGCCACGGCCTCAACCGCGATCTGGGCTTCACCGACGAGGACCGGGTGGAGAACATCCGCCGCGTCGCCGAGGTGGCCAGGCTGATGGCCGATGCCGGGCTGATCGTGCTGGTCAGCTTCATCTCCCCGTTCCGCGCCGAGCGGGCGATGGCGCGCTCGCGTTTCGAGGACGGCGAGTTCGTCGAAGTGTTCGTCGACGTGCCGCTGCACGTGGCCGAAGCGCGCGACGTGAAGGGGCTGTACGCCAAGGCCCGCGCCGGGCAGATCCCGAACTTCACCGGCATCGATTCGCCGTACGAGCCGCCGGCGCAGCCGGAGCTGCACCTGCAGGCCGACGGCGACAACGCCGAGGCGCTGGCGGCGCGGGTGCTGGCTTGGCTCGACGCGCGCGACTGA
- a CDS encoding efflux RND transporter periplasmic adaptor subunit has product MPHRPRAGVRLACLVSLSIALTGCGKPPAPAPSAAAIPVTLQTVAVRPWSDSLSSLGTVKARESVTLTAKVSEIVERVHFDSGQEVAAGTPLVTLRGQGQQAALREAEATFTEAEQLYRRQSELVGRQLVSKAQLDTQRALRDAAEARVLQMRADIGDRSVRAPFAGVLGLRQISPGALLTPDATIATLDDVARVYVDFQVPEAAMASVAVGDKVSGASVAYPGRSFDGAVSTVDARVDSATRAITVRADFDNADRALRPGMLMDVRLYRPQRQALVIPEIAVVQVGREAFVYRVGAGGKVERADVRTGVRRSGLVEILDGLAAGQRIVVDGTGKLRPGVAVVDTAAAAAAAGAGGANGAADSAR; this is encoded by the coding sequence ATGCCGCACCGACCACGCGCCGGCGTCCGCCTGGCGTGCCTCGTCTCGCTGTCCATCGCGCTGACCGGCTGCGGCAAGCCGCCGGCGCCGGCGCCGTCCGCCGCGGCGATCCCGGTGACGCTGCAGACGGTGGCGGTGCGGCCGTGGAGCGACAGCCTGTCGTCGCTGGGCACGGTCAAGGCGCGCGAGTCGGTGACGCTGACCGCCAAGGTCAGCGAGATCGTGGAGCGGGTGCATTTCGACAGCGGCCAGGAGGTGGCCGCCGGCACCCCGCTGGTGACGCTGCGCGGGCAGGGCCAGCAGGCCGCGCTGCGCGAGGCCGAGGCCACCTTCACCGAGGCCGAGCAGCTGTACCGGCGGCAGAGCGAGCTGGTCGGGCGGCAGCTGGTGTCCAAGGCGCAGCTGGACACCCAGCGCGCGCTGCGCGATGCGGCCGAGGCGCGGGTGCTGCAGATGCGCGCGGACATCGGCGACCGCAGCGTGCGCGCGCCGTTCGCCGGCGTGCTCGGCCTGCGCCAGATCAGCCCCGGCGCGCTGCTGACCCCGGATGCGACGATCGCCACGCTCGACGACGTGGCGCGGGTCTACGTGGACTTCCAGGTGCCGGAGGCGGCGATGGCCTCGGTGGCGGTCGGCGACAAGGTCAGCGGCGCCAGCGTGGCCTATCCGGGGCGCAGCTTCGACGGCGCGGTCAGCACCGTCGATGCGCGCGTGGACAGCGCCACCCGCGCGATCACCGTGCGCGCCGATTTCGACAACGCCGACCGCGCGCTGCGCCCGGGCATGCTGATGGACGTGCGCCTGTACCGGCCGCAGCGGCAGGCGCTGGTGATCCCGGAGATCGCGGTGGTGCAGGTGGGCCGCGAAGCGTTCGTGTACCGGGTCGGCGCCGGCGGCAAGGTCGAGCGCGCCGACGTGCGCACCGGCGTGCGCCGCAGCGGCCTGGTCGAGATCCTGGATGGGCTGGCCGCCGGCCAGCGCATCGTCGTCGACGGCACCGGCAAGCTGCGCCCGGGCGTGGCGGTGGTCGACACCGCCGCCGCCGCCGCGGCGGCCGGCGCCGGCGGCGCGAACGGCGCGGCGGACAGCGCCCGATGA
- a CDS encoding GNAT family protein: MPDDTSTAAWRDLRLSADDMQLRRWRGDDLDALLRHADDAQVVRGLSERFPHPYTRADGEAFLGGRVVDLGHPVLAIEIDGEACGGIALRPGQGERAHAAELGYWLGRRHWGQGRMTRIVAAYLDWAVPALGLARVEATVLEGNPASMRVLEKNGFLREGIRRSALRKQGRLHDLHLFGRVHLPE, encoded by the coding sequence ATGCCCGATGACACCAGCACCGCCGCCTGGCGCGACCTGCGCCTGAGCGCCGACGACATGCAGCTGCGCCGCTGGCGCGGCGACGATCTCGATGCGCTGCTGCGCCATGCCGACGATGCGCAGGTGGTGCGCGGGCTCAGCGAGCGCTTCCCGCATCCCTACACCCGCGCCGACGGCGAGGCGTTCCTGGGCGGGCGCGTGGTCGACCTGGGCCACCCGGTGCTGGCGATCGAGATCGATGGCGAGGCCTGCGGCGGCATCGCCCTGCGCCCCGGCCAGGGCGAGCGCGCGCACGCGGCCGAACTGGGCTATTGGCTGGGGCGCCGGCACTGGGGCCAGGGGCGGATGACGCGGATCGTCGCCGCCTACCTGGACTGGGCGGTTCCCGCGCTCGGGCTGGCGCGCGTGGAGGCCACGGTGCTGGAAGGCAATCCCGCCTCGATGCGGGTGCTGGAGAAGAACGGTTTTCTGCGCGAAGGCATACGCCGCAGCGCGCTGCGCAAGCAGGGACGCCTGCACGACCTGCACCTGTTCGGCCGCGTGCACCTGCCGGAGTGA
- a CDS encoding efflux RND transporter permease subunit: protein MKLSDVSITRPVFAAVMSLLLVVLGVMAYSRLTLRELPAIDPPIVSVEVRYPGASAAVVESRITQVLEDALAGIEGIETIEARSSNGVADISIEFRASRDIEAAANDVRDAVSRVLDRMPDEADPPEIAKVEADADAILWLNMSSSTMDALQLSDYAERYVVDRLSSIDGVAQVRLGGRQRYAMRIWLERDQLAARGLTVADVEAALARENVELPAGRLESADRDFTLRVERGYRAPADFAAIPLRKGSDGYVVRLGDVAKVELASAERRAYFRSNGVPNVGLGIVKTSTANSLDVARAARAAAQQIQQTLPKGTNIFVAFDTTVFIDASVERVYHTLIEAVVLVLVVIWLFLGSVRAALIPAVTVPVCLIAAFIALYAFGFSINLLTLLALVLCIGLVVDDAIVVVENIQRRVDLGEPALVAARRGTAQVAFAVIATTAVLVAVFLPVGFLEGNTGRLFRELAVALAAAVAISAFVALTLTPMMSSKLLKAHAKEKPNRVHGWIEARLQGISDRYRRTLERHVGRYWLFGALMLAAVAASALLARSIPSELAPAEDRGSFQVMVDAPEGAGFDYTVGQMHQVERILDRHRGQDKPIQRANPRVPGSFGASEEMHTGRVSVFLQDWGQRDVATADVAAQLQQELAALPGVRARTQVGGGLVSGRGQPFQIVLGGPDYAEIAQWRDRILARIGDNPGLVGADSDYKETRPQMRVEIDRQRAADLGVPVTEIGRALETLMGARQVTTFVDNGEEYDVMLQASRDGRATPDDLAAIRVRADGGQLIPLSNLVTLREVAEPGNLHRFNRLRAITINAGLAPGYPLGEAIAWAQQVARQELPDYAQIDWKGESREYQKAGGAVLLTFALALLIVYLVLAAQFESFIHPLVIMLTVPLGVLGALIGLALSGGTLNLFSQIGIVMLVGLAAKNGILIVEFANQLRDEGRSVRAAIVESAAVRLRPILMTSLATVVGAIPLVAAGGPGSASRATIGIVVIFGVSVSTLLSLFVVPAFYALLAPYTRSPDAVKQRLQQLEAQTPPVGGHA from the coding sequence ATGAAGCTGTCCGACGTCTCGATCACGCGGCCGGTGTTCGCCGCGGTGATGAGCCTGCTGCTGGTGGTGCTGGGGGTGATGGCGTACAGCCGGCTGACCCTGCGCGAACTGCCGGCGATCGATCCGCCGATCGTCTCGGTCGAGGTGCGCTATCCCGGCGCGTCGGCGGCGGTGGTGGAAAGCCGCATCACCCAGGTGCTGGAGGACGCGCTGGCCGGCATCGAAGGCATCGAGACGATCGAGGCGCGCAGCTCCAACGGCGTGGCCGACATCAGCATCGAGTTCCGCGCCAGCCGCGACATCGAGGCGGCCGCCAACGACGTGCGCGACGCGGTCAGCCGGGTGCTGGACCGCATGCCCGACGAGGCCGACCCGCCGGAGATCGCCAAGGTCGAGGCCGACGCCGACGCCATCCTGTGGCTCAACATGAGCTCCAGCACGATGGACGCGCTGCAGCTGTCCGACTACGCCGAGCGCTACGTGGTCGACCGCCTGTCCAGCATCGACGGCGTGGCCCAGGTGCGTCTGGGCGGGCGCCAGCGCTACGCGATGCGGATCTGGCTGGAGCGCGACCAGCTGGCCGCGCGCGGGCTCACCGTGGCCGACGTGGAAGCGGCGCTGGCGCGCGAGAACGTGGAGCTGCCGGCCGGGCGGCTGGAATCGGCCGACCGCGACTTCACCCTGCGCGTGGAGCGCGGCTACCGCGCGCCGGCGGACTTCGCCGCGATCCCGCTGCGCAAGGGCAGCGACGGCTACGTGGTGCGGCTGGGCGACGTGGCCAAGGTGGAGCTGGCCTCGGCCGAGCGCCGCGCCTACTTCCGCAGCAACGGCGTGCCCAACGTCGGCCTGGGCATCGTCAAGACTTCCACCGCCAACAGCCTGGACGTGGCCCGCGCCGCGCGCGCGGCCGCGCAGCAGATCCAGCAGACCCTGCCCAAGGGCACCAACATCTTCGTCGCCTTCGACACCACCGTGTTCATCGACGCCTCGGTGGAGCGCGTGTACCACACCCTGATCGAGGCGGTGGTGCTGGTGCTGGTGGTGATCTGGCTGTTCCTGGGCAGCGTGCGCGCCGCGCTGATCCCGGCGGTGACGGTGCCGGTGTGCCTGATCGCCGCGTTCATCGCGCTGTACGCGTTCGGCTTCTCGATCAACCTGCTGACCCTGCTCGCGCTGGTGCTGTGCATCGGCCTGGTGGTGGACGATGCGATCGTGGTGGTGGAGAACATCCAGCGCCGCGTGGACCTGGGCGAGCCGGCGCTGGTCGCCGCGCGCCGCGGCACCGCGCAGGTGGCGTTCGCGGTGATCGCCACCACCGCGGTGCTGGTGGCGGTGTTCCTGCCGGTGGGCTTCCTGGAGGGCAACACCGGGCGCCTGTTCCGCGAGCTGGCGGTGGCGTTGGCCGCGGCGGTGGCGATCTCCGCCTTCGTCGCGCTGACGCTGACGCCGATGATGTCGTCCAAGCTGCTCAAGGCGCACGCCAAGGAGAAACCCAACCGAGTGCACGGCTGGATCGAGGCGCGGCTGCAGGGCATCAGCGACCGCTACCGGCGCACGCTCGAGCGCCACGTCGGCCGCTACTGGCTGTTCGGCGCGCTGATGCTGGCGGCGGTCGCGGCCAGCGCGCTGCTGGCGCGGAGCATTCCCTCGGAGCTGGCGCCGGCGGAGGACCGCGGTTCGTTCCAAGTCATGGTCGATGCGCCGGAGGGCGCCGGCTTCGACTACACCGTGGGGCAGATGCACCAGGTGGAGCGCATCCTCGACCGCCACCGCGGGCAGGACAAGCCGATCCAGCGCGCCAACCCGCGCGTGCCGGGCAGTTTCGGCGCCAGCGAGGAGATGCATACCGGCCGGGTCAGCGTGTTCCTGCAGGACTGGGGCCAGCGCGACGTGGCCACCGCCGACGTCGCCGCGCAGCTGCAGCAGGAACTGGCCGCGCTGCCGGGCGTGCGTGCGCGCACCCAGGTCGGCGGCGGCCTAGTCAGCGGCCGCGGGCAGCCGTTCCAGATCGTGCTCGGCGGCCCCGACTACGCCGAGATCGCGCAGTGGCGCGACCGCATCCTGGCGCGCATCGGCGACAACCCCGGCCTGGTCGGCGCCGATTCGGACTACAAGGAAACCCGGCCGCAGATGCGCGTGGAGATCGACCGCCAGCGCGCCGCCGACCTGGGCGTGCCGGTCACCGAGATCGGCCGCGCGCTGGAGACGCTGATGGGCGCGCGCCAGGTCACCACCTTCGTCGACAACGGCGAGGAATACGACGTGATGCTGCAGGCCAGCCGCGACGGCCGCGCCACCCCGGACGACCTGGCCGCGATCCGCGTGCGTGCCGACGGCGGCCAGCTGATCCCGCTGTCCAACCTGGTGACGCTGCGCGAGGTCGCCGAACCGGGCAACCTGCACCGCTTCAACCGGCTGCGCGCGATCACCATCAACGCCGGCCTGGCCCCGGGCTATCCGCTCGGCGAGGCGATCGCCTGGGCGCAGCAGGTGGCGCGCCAGGAGTTGCCGGACTATGCGCAGATCGACTGGAAGGGCGAATCGCGCGAATACCAGAAGGCCGGCGGCGCGGTGCTGCTGACCTTCGCGCTGGCGCTGCTGATCGTGTACCTGGTGCTGGCGGCGCAGTTCGAGAGCTTCATCCATCCGCTGGTGATCATGCTGACCGTGCCGCTGGGCGTGCTCGGCGCGCTGATCGGCCTGGCGCTCAGCGGCGGCACGCTAAACCTGTTCAGCCAGATCGGCATCGTCATGCTGGTCGGGCTGGCGGCCAAGAACGGCATCCTGATCGTGGAGTTCGCCAACCAGTTGCGCGACGAGGGCCGCAGCGTGCGCGCGGCCATCGTCGAGTCGGCGGCGGTGCGGCTGCGGCCGATCCTGATGACCTCGCTGGCCACCGTGGTCGGCGCGATCCCGCTGGTGGCCGCCGGCGGCCCGGGCTCGGCCAGCCGCGCCACCATCGGCATCGTGGTGATCTTCGGGGTGTCGGTGTCCACGCTGCTGTCGCTGTTCGTGGTGCCGGCGTTCTATGCACTGCTGGCGCCGTACACGCGCTCGCCGGACGCGGTGAAGCAGCGGCTGCAGCAACTGGAGGCGCAGACGCCGCCGGTGGGCGGCCACGCCTGA